In one Solanum dulcamara chromosome 1, daSolDulc1.2, whole genome shotgun sequence genomic region, the following are encoded:
- the LOC129893151 gene encoding uncharacterized protein LOC129893151 yields the protein MKEKNLALKATEKKDFEEENITLMMKMFQRILRKGQTSQRRQSQKTTYKDLREQLCYKCGSPDHFINLCPLWTLKYKKNNPERTKEVRSDQYIPTNRRITNQKADMTVKKAFAAMENSSREESDGTKAENQSLLAMKGEREYDFLSLVAIAESDDEENHDQAKNTILALMDETDSEEDE from the coding sequence atgaaagagaagaaCCTGGCTCTTAAAGCCACTGAGAAAAAAGACTTTGAAGAGGAAAACATAACATTGATGATGAAAATGTTTCAAAGGATACTGAGAAAAGGGCAAACAAGTCAGAGGAGACAATCTCAGAAAACCACTTACAAAGACTTAAGAGAACAACTATGTTACAAGTGTGGAAGTCCAGATCACTTCATCAATTTATGTCCATTGTGGACCTTGAAATACAAAAAGAATAACCCTGAAAGAACCAAGGAAGTTAGGAGTGATCAATACATTCCTACAAATCGAAGAATCACCAATCAAAAGGCTGACATGACTGTGAAAAAAGCTTTTGCAGCAATGGAAAATTCTTCTAGAGAAGAGTCTGATGGGACAAAAGCTGAAAATCAATCATTACTGGCAATGAAAGGAGAAAGAGAGTACGACTTCCTATCACTAGTGGCAATTGCAGAGTCAGATGATGAGGAGAACCATGATCAGGCAAAAAATACAATCCTGGCTTTGATGGATGAAACAGATTCAGAAGAAGATGAATAG